A DNA window from Clostridia bacterium contains the following coding sequences:
- a CDS encoding MFS transporter, with amino-acid sequence MQNESSTLRLRFELLYFALYGTMACYYPFLPLYLESRNLTYTQIGIVFALNSLVGIIAQPIWGFITDKRLTKKKTLFISSVFSAILIFNFLAAHSFIYIIASIVMLIIFQSITSPMCDAYSYEVIEQTGAFSYGQVRLVGSIGFALISVGLGKVIQLTDLRVSFILYSILFAITAYLVFGIKTEGKANIKRPSIRDVLDTIKQFKFMVFVFSVLLVNIALGANSSYISVLVKKTGGSVAILGFVWFVVAISEIPAFFFGSHLQKRFGELNIYLWAVGLYVLRFFLCSIEQSYLSVIAIQLLQGVTFPLYLMGAMQYLYKIIPEQIKASGITILSSLGFGLGSFIGNLGGGMLLESHGVYSLYRVLSVFCLLSFLVGIYLKSFDKKMA; translated from the coding sequence ATGCAAAACGAAAGCAGTACACTTAGGTTAAGATTTGAACTTCTATATTTCGCCTTGTATGGTACTATGGCATGCTACTACCCCTTTCTGCCCTTGTACCTGGAAAGCCGAAATCTTACATATACACAGATAGGCATAGTATTTGCACTTAATTCCCTTGTGGGCATTATCGCACAGCCAATATGGGGCTTTATAACCGACAAGCGCCTTACTAAAAAGAAGACGCTTTTTATCTCCTCGGTATTCTCAGCTATACTAATTTTCAATTTTCTTGCAGCTCATAGCTTTATATACATAATTGCTTCGATAGTCATGCTGATTATATTTCAGAGCATCACTTCTCCTATGTGTGATGCATACAGCTATGAGGTAATAGAGCAGACTGGTGCCTTCAGCTACGGGCAGGTGCGTCTCGTGGGCTCCATAGGCTTTGCGCTGATATCAGTGGGTTTGGGAAAGGTAATCCAGCTGACAGATTTGAGAGTCAGCTTCATCTTATATTCTATATTGTTCGCGATAACCGCATATCTTGTTTTTGGCATAAAAACCGAAGGAAAAGCGAATATAAAACGTCCAAGCATCAGAGATGTACTGGATACTATAAAGCAATTCAAATTCATGGTATTTGTGTTCTCAGTACTTCTAGTCAATATAGCACTAGGGGCAAATAGCAGCTACATATCAGTTCTGGTGAAAAAAACAGGAGGAAGCGTTGCAATCCTTGGATTTGTGTGGTTCGTTGTTGCTATAAGCGAGATTCCCGCTTTCTTCTTTGGAAGTCATCTTCAGAAAAGATTTGGAGAACTGAACATATATCTCTGGGCTGTTGGATTATATGTACTGAGATTTTTCCTCTGCTCAATTGAGCAAAGCTATTTGTCAGTTATAGCAATACAGCTTTTGCAGGGTGTGACCTTCCCGCTTTATCTAATGGGAGCTATGCAGTATCTCTACAAAATAATACCTGAGCAAATCAAAGCCTCCGGCATTACCATACTTTCCTCCCTTGGTTTCGGGCTTGGAAGCTTCATAGGCAATCTGGGCGGCGGAATGCTGCTGGAGAGCCATGGAGTATATTCCCTCTATAGGGTGCTGTCTGTATTCTGCTTATTGTCCTTTCTTGTAGGTATTTATCTGAAGTCCTTTGATAAGAAAATGGCTTAA
- the pckA gene encoding phosphoenolpyruvate carboxykinase (ATP), with protein MRLDNVGAKVHHNLTVGKLVEAAVKNESAVLTDTGALSINTGKYTGRSPGDRFIVDEPSIHDKIDWGKVNVPISTEKFESLYKKVLDYIKPKELFVFDGFVGADKNYRIPIRVINEYACQNLFAQQLFIKPKAGELEGFEPEYTVIAAPGCLADAALDGTNSEAFIILNFAKKIVIIGGSKYCGEIKKSLFTVMNFILPAKGVMPMHCSANIGKDGDVALFFGLSGTGKTTLSADNGRRLIGDDEHGWTADGVFNFEGGCYAKCIKLSKENEPQIWDAIRFGTVVENVVIDPETGVPNYDSEQFTENTRAGYPVTYIDNAVEEGVGGNPSTIVFLTADATGVLPPISRLTKEQAMYHFMSGYTSKLAGTERGIVEPTATFSTCFGAPFMPMKPQVYAELLGKKIDENNARVFLVNTGWSGGSYGVGKRMKLSYTRAMVNGAISGKLNNVKYDMDPIFGLNVPTECPEVPTEVLKPVNVWQDKAEYEKTAGKLAKDFNINFQKFKGVSEDIVNAGPIVK; from the coding sequence GTGAGATTAGATAATGTAGGTGCCAAGGTGCACCACAATCTGACAGTAGGTAAGCTCGTTGAAGCAGCGGTAAAAAATGAAAGTGCTGTTCTTACTGATACTGGAGCGTTAAGCATCAATACAGGAAAGTATACAGGCAGGTCCCCTGGAGACAGGTTCATTGTTGATGAACCGAGCATACATGACAAAATAGATTGGGGTAAGGTCAATGTACCTATCAGCACTGAGAAATTTGAGAGCTTGTATAAAAAAGTGCTGGACTATATAAAACCGAAAGAGCTTTTTGTTTTTGATGGTTTTGTAGGAGCAGATAAGAATTACAGAATACCTATAAGAGTAATAAATGAATACGCATGTCAGAACCTTTTTGCCCAGCAGCTTTTCATAAAGCCAAAGGCAGGAGAACTGGAAGGCTTTGAACCTGAATATACAGTAATAGCCGCTCCTGGATGCCTTGCTGATGCAGCACTGGATGGCACAAATTCCGAGGCCTTCATTATATTGAATTTTGCAAAGAAAATTGTAATAATTGGCGGCTCCAAGTACTGTGGAGAGATAAAGAAATCCCTATTCACAGTTATGAACTTCATACTTCCTGCAAAGGGTGTAATGCCAATGCACTGCTCAGCCAACATTGGAAAAGATGGAGATGTTGCATTGTTCTTTGGATTATCTGGTACAGGGAAGACTACTTTATCTGCTGATAATGGAAGAAGACTGATTGGAGACGATGAGCACGGCTGGACAGCTGACGGTGTTTTCAACTTTGAAGGAGGCTGTTATGCAAAGTGTATAAAGCTTTCAAAGGAAAATGAACCTCAGATATGGGATGCCATTAGGTTTGGTACTGTAGTTGAAAATGTTGTCATAGACCCTGAGACTGGTGTTCCCAACTATGACAGCGAACAGTTTACTGAAAATACACGTGCAGGATATCCTGTAACCTATATAGATAATGCAGTTGAGGAAGGCGTGGGCGGTAATCCTTCTACGATAGTATTCCTTACAGCTGATGCTACAGGCGTGCTGCCTCCAATCTCAAGGCTTACAAAAGAGCAGGCAATGTATCACTTCATGTCGGGGTACACAAGCAAGCTGGCAGGAACAGAAAGAGGCATAGTAGAACCCACAGCCACTTTCTCCACCTGCTTCGGAGCGCCGTTTATGCCTATGAAGCCACAAGTTTATGCAGAATTGCTTGGTAAGAAGATTGATGAGAATAATGCAAGAGTATTCCTTGTAAACACTGGCTGGAGCGGTGGTTCCTACGGTGTTGGCAAGCGTATGAAGCTGTCCTACACCAGAGCTATGGTAAATGGTGCAATCAGCGGAAAATTGAACAATGTGAAATACGATATGGACCCGATATTCGGATTGAACGTTCCCACTGAATGCCCTGAAGTTCCAACAGAGGTACTGAAGCCTGTGAATGTATGGCAGGATAAGGCAGAATATGAAAAGACAGCAGGAAAGCTTGCCAAGGATTTCAATATAAACTTCCAGAAATTCAAGGGGGTTTCAGAGGATATAGTAAATGCAGGTCCGATAGTAAAATAA
- a CDS encoding threonine-phosphate decarboxylase: protein MNFHGGDVYKFSGRIIDFSSNINPMGVPDSFKRLLSERLEDFTKYPDLEYQEVREHVAAYLQIKNIEYIIPGNGAVELIYKLTASSGAERVVSLSPTFSEYRRAANAAGLEFNEISAFSSDFTTINMEMLIGNIKPHSLVIICNPNNPTGTLVEKAAMKELAAALLKLDCRLIIDEAFMEFTDSYPGNSMVDTVEEFMNITVIRAATKFFGMPGIRLGYAVTANIEAAKGAKELMEPWNLNSAAVIAACSIFEDQSYIEKARTWVKSEREYLFEGLCNLKELRVYPSKANFHLVELINRKMTASQLKADMVKDGILIRTAEGFNGLSEFHFRLAVKDRSSNETLLKIFRGFMK from the coding sequence ATGAATTTTCATGGCGGAGATGTATATAAGTTCAGTGGAAGGATTATAGATTTCAGCTCAAATATAAATCCCATGGGAGTACCGGACAGCTTCAAGAGGTTGCTTTCTGAAAGACTAGAGGATTTTACAAAGTATCCTGATTTGGAATACCAAGAGGTAAGGGAGCATGTAGCGGCTTATCTTCAAATAAAGAATATAGAATATATTATCCCGGGGAATGGTGCTGTGGAACTAATATATAAGCTGACAGCTTCCTCCGGTGCTGAAAGGGTAGTAAGCCTTAGCCCAACCTTCTCGGAATACAGGAGGGCGGCAAATGCTGCCGGACTTGAGTTTAATGAGATCTCGGCATTCAGCTCAGACTTTACTACTATAAACATGGAAATGCTGATTGGAAATATAAAACCCCATTCTCTGGTGATAATTTGCAATCCAAATAACCCCACCGGGACTCTTGTTGAGAAAGCTGCCATGAAGGAGCTTGCAGCAGCTCTCTTAAAGCTGGATTGCCGGTTGATTATTGATGAGGCCTTCATGGAATTCACCGACAGCTATCCCGGAAACAGTATGGTTGACACTGTGGAAGAATTCATGAACATAACAGTGATTCGAGCAGCTACCAAGTTTTTCGGAATGCCCGGAATAAGGCTTGGTTATGCAGTTACAGCAAACATAGAAGCAGCAAAGGGTGCAAAGGAGCTTATGGAGCCTTGGAATCTCAACTCTGCAGCTGTTATTGCGGCATGCAGCATATTTGAAGATCAAAGTTATATTGAAAAAGCAAGGACTTGGGTAAAAAGTGAAAGAGAGTATCTTTTCGAGGGGCTTTGCAATCTCAAAGAGTTAAGGGTATATCCCTCAAAGGCAAATTTTCACCTGGTTGAGCTTATAAACAGGAAAATGACTGCTTCACAGCTTAAGGCTGATATGGTGAAGGATGGGATATTGATAAGAACCGCAGAAGGCTTCAATGGACTTTCAGAGTTTCATTTCAGGCTGGCTGTCAAGGACAGGAGTTCCAATGAAACACTTCTTAAAATCTTTAGAGGATTTATGAAATAA
- the cbiB gene encoding adenosylcobinamide-phosphate synthase CbiB produces the protein MLSIGAAFLVDLVLGDPPSMPHPVRLIGTYISSFEKYVRRLAKSELGTKAAGVFLLITTAGLSYLLPWSILRFAGRVNPYLYHIVNVLLMYTCIAARCLSDEGGRIYNALLEGDLEKSRKLLSMIVGRDTYSLNESGITRGAVETVAENTSDGVIAPLFYMFIGGAPLAMAYKAVNTLDSMVGYKNDRYLHFGWASARFDDIANYIPARLTGILMVLASMLLGLDYKRSFQILIRDSRNHSSPNSGFPESAAAGALGVQLGGTNHYFGKPVEKPTIGEPSRSMNKNDIKAVIRLMYTAAILALILFSILFG, from the coding sequence ATGCTTAGTATTGGAGCGGCTTTCCTGGTGGATTTAGTGCTTGGAGATCCACCATCAATGCCCCATCCTGTCAGACTTATCGGCACTTATATCAGTTCTTTTGAAAAATATGTGAGAAGGCTTGCCAAATCAGAGCTTGGCACAAAGGCAGCGGGAGTATTCCTGCTGATAACTACTGCCGGACTTTCTTATCTGTTGCCCTGGTCTATTTTGAGGTTTGCCGGCAGGGTCAATCCATACCTGTATCATATAGTCAATGTATTGCTGATGTATACCTGTATCGCAGCCCGCTGCCTGTCGGATGAGGGAGGGAGAATATACAATGCTCTTCTGGAGGGCGATTTGGAAAAAAGCAGGAAGCTGCTCTCCATGATAGTGGGAAGGGATACATATAGTCTTAACGAAAGCGGAATTACAAGAGGAGCTGTTGAAACAGTGGCGGAGAACACTTCTGATGGAGTTATTGCTCCGCTGTTTTATATGTTCATAGGGGGAGCGCCTCTGGCTATGGCATATAAGGCAGTCAACACACTGGACTCAATGGTGGGTTATAAAAATGACAGATATCTGCATTTTGGCTGGGCATCTGCCCGTTTTGACGATATAGCCAACTACATACCCGCAAGGCTGACAGGTATACTGATGGTGCTTGCCTCAATGCTTCTGGGATTGGATTATAAAAGAAGCTTTCAGATACTTATTAGGGACAGCAGGAACCACAGCAGTCCCAACAGCGGGTTCCCAGAGTCTGCAGCGGCAGGAGCCCTTGGCGTACAGCTGGGAGGAACAAACCATTACTTTGGAAAGCCTGTGGAGAAGCCTACTATAGGTGAGCCGTCACGGTCTATGAACAAAAATGATATAAAAGCTGTTATAAGGCTGATGTACACAGCTGCAATACTTGCACTTATTTTGTTTTCCATATTATTCGGTTAG
- a CDS encoding cobyric acid synthase, whose amino-acid sequence MSRNNLNSKSLMIQGTASSVGKSLMCTAICRILAQDGYNVNPFKSQNMSLNSYITIEGHEMGRAQVMQAEACGKQPDSKMNPILLKPTSDRKSQVIIEGKVYADMDAVEYFDFKPQLKGRISEIYHQLEDSSDIVVIEGAGSPAEINLNHEDFVNMGMAQIAKAPVLIVGDIDRGGVFASLAGTMLLLSEEERKLVKGVIINKFRGSVEILNPGLKMLEDIIKVPVLGVIPYFSMNIEDEDGVSEWLRSGARKEGELDIAVIRLPYMSNHTDFNALRLHEDVSLRFVGIDEELGKPDIIIIPGTKNTIHDMEALLKAGMGRKILKCHENGSVIFGICGGYQMLGKEIHDSLMAESESEHSMGLGLLNSITEFRQTKFTTLAKGTDNVFGTEVRGYEIHMGETRVEGAGLPFIAVSERGGTGLSAQDGLVSEDRSVFGTYMHGIFDSSEFARSFLNMVRERKGLAPLANTASDYWEYKESQYDKLADIVRNNLDMKKLYEILEAGVDA is encoded by the coding sequence ATGAGTAGAAATAATTTAAATTCCAAAAGCTTGATGATACAGGGAACGGCTTCTTCTGTAGGAAAAAGCCTGATGTGTACGGCAATTTGCAGGATACTTGCCCAGGATGGGTACAATGTGAACCCCTTCAAATCACAGAATATGTCTTTGAACTCATATATCACCATTGAGGGACATGAAATGGGAAGGGCTCAGGTAATGCAAGCTGAAGCCTGCGGTAAGCAGCCGGACTCCAAGATGAATCCAATACTGCTTAAGCCTACCTCAGATAGGAAATCCCAGGTGATTATTGAGGGCAAGGTCTACGCTGATATGGATGCAGTAGAATATTTTGACTTCAAGCCTCAGCTCAAAGGCCGCATTTCAGAGATTTATCACCAGCTTGAGGACAGCAGCGATATAGTAGTTATCGAAGGTGCCGGAAGCCCTGCAGAGATAAATCTCAATCATGAGGACTTTGTAAATATGGGTATGGCCCAGATAGCAAAGGCGCCAGTGCTGATTGTTGGGGATATAGACCGGGGTGGTGTTTTCGCTTCTCTGGCAGGTACAATGCTGCTTCTTTCTGAAGAGGAAAGGAAGCTTGTCAAGGGAGTAATAATAAACAAGTTCAGAGGTAGTGTTGAAATATTGAATCCCGGGCTAAAGATGCTTGAGGACATAATCAAGGTGCCTGTGCTTGGGGTGATTCCGTACTTCAGTATGAACATAGAGGATGAGGATGGTGTTTCTGAATGGTTAAGATCTGGTGCCAGGAAGGAAGGGGAGCTTGATATAGCAGTAATAAGACTGCCATACATGTCCAACCATACCGATTTCAATGCTCTAAGGCTGCATGAGGATGTATCCTTAAGATTTGTGGGAATAGATGAAGAGCTTGGGAAGCCGGATATAATAATAATTCCGGGTACCAAGAACACTATTCACGATATGGAAGCACTATTAAAAGCAGGAATGGGAAGGAAGATATTGAAGTGCCATGAAAACGGCAGCGTAATCTTCGGAATATGCGGTGGCTATCAGATGCTCGGGAAAGAAATACACGACAGCCTTATGGCGGAGTCGGAAAGTGAGCATTCCATGGGTCTTGGGTTATTGAATTCAATTACTGAATTCCGGCAGACCAAGTTTACAACTCTTGCGAAAGGCACGGACAACGTTTTCGGCACTGAGGTAAGAGGCTATGAGATTCATATGGGAGAAACGAGGGTGGAAGGTGCAGGTTTGCCCTTTATTGCTGTCAGCGAAAGAGGGGGCACAGGATTATCAGCACAGGACGGGTTGGTAAGCGAGGATAGAAGTGTATTTGGAACTTATATGCACGGCATATTTGACAGCTCAGAGTTTGCAAGAAGCTTTCTAAACATGGTAAGGGAGCGTAAGGGATTAGCTCCCCTGGCGAATACTGCCTCTGATTATTGGGAGTACAAGGAAAGCCAGTATGACAAGCTTGCAGACATAGTGAGGAATAACCTGGACATGAAAAAGCTGTATGAAATACTGGAGGCTGGAGTAGATGCTTAG
- the cobC gene encoding alpha-ribazole phosphatase — MKDRITELYLIRHGETELNTKGVYYGWTDCELSENGIMQAEDLADILQNVSFDAVISSSLIRAVVTAAVVSGFTPDEVIKDDRLRELNFGDWEGMHHSEVKEKYKEAWEKWGMDWRNAAPPRGESFSEIYSRVKCCIEDILMKHKGERILVVSHQGAMRIIPMVLLGLPEEAYWSFTAEQGRYSQYEIDEKGQCIVKRVNSGR; from the coding sequence ATGAAAGACCGTATAACTGAGCTATATCTAATAAGACATGGAGAGACAGAGCTGAACACAAAAGGTGTATATTATGGCTGGACCGACTGCGAGCTCAGCGAAAATGGAATCATGCAGGCAGAAGACCTGGCTGATATCCTCCAGAATGTGAGCTTTGATGCCGTCATATCAAGCAGCCTGATAAGGGCAGTTGTAACAGCGGCTGTTGTAAGTGGTTTTACACCGGATGAGGTTATAAAGGATGACAGGCTCAGAGAGCTGAATTTTGGAGATTGGGAAGGCATGCACCACAGTGAAGTCAAGGAAAAGTATAAGGAAGCATGGGAAAAATGGGGTATGGATTGGAGAAATGCAGCGCCGCCAAGAGGCGAGAGTTTCAGCGAAATATACAGTCGTGTAAAGTGCTGTATTGAGGATATATTGATGAAGCATAAAGGGGAGAGAATCCTTGTTGTATCCCATCAGGGCGCTATGAGAATAATACCCATGGTGCTTCTGGGACTCCCTGAGGAGGCATATTGGAGCTTTACAGCAGAGCAGGGAAGATACAGCCAATATGAAATTGATGAAAAAGGTCAATGCATAGTAAAAAGAGTAAACAGCGGCAGGTAA
- the cobS gene encoding adenosylcobinamide-GDP ribazoletransferase has protein sequence MRIFILTLQFLTRIPINADLKATEEDFAKGVVYFPIVGLIIGAFNLAILVGASKILGGVFPIICCIIAGTAITGGFHVDGLADTCDGIFSSRTRDKMLEIMRDSRIGTNGTIAIVFDYLLKLSLLAMLTGKGLYFAVLLSPAAAKTLMVLLMKTSVYARSGPGLGGLYLDKQTSAATVLSTAIGLVIVSVFSGIWGIAAFAGCAVVCFLYRSFIYTKLQGMTGDTLGAANELLEISFILIMAVMAGRGII, from the coding sequence ATGAGGATATTTATTCTTACTCTGCAGTTCTTGACCAGAATACCTATAAATGCAGATCTAAAGGCAACTGAGGAGGATTTTGCAAAGGGAGTTGTATATTTTCCCATTGTAGGACTAATTATTGGTGCCTTTAATCTGGCAATATTGGTTGGAGCTTCAAAGATACTTGGGGGAGTGTTCCCGATTATATGCTGCATTATAGCAGGGACTGCCATTACTGGAGGATTTCATGTGGATGGTCTTGCCGACACCTGTGACGGGATATTCTCATCACGTACCAGGGATAAAATGCTTGAAATCATGAGAGACAGCAGGATTGGTACTAATGGGACTATTGCAATAGTGTTTGATTACCTGTTGAAGCTGTCGCTGCTTGCTATGCTTACGGGTAAAGGGCTTTATTTCGCAGTACTGCTATCTCCCGCAGCGGCTAAAACCCTCATGGTACTGCTTATGAAGACTTCTGTCTATGCTCGTTCGGGTCCCGGCTTGGGCGGACTGTACCTTGATAAGCAGACTTCGGCAGCAACGGTGCTTTCAACCGCTATAGGCTTAGTCATAGTTTCGGTATTTTCAGGCATATGGGGTATCGCTGCCTTTGCAGGCTGTGCAGTAGTATGTTTCCTATACAGAAGCTTTATTTATACAAAGCTGCAGGGAATGACCGGGGACACCTTGGGCGCTGCCAATGAACTGCTGGAAATATCTTTTATTCTGATAATGGCTGTCATGGCAGGAAGGGGCATAATATGA
- the cobU gene encoding bifunctional adenosylcobinamide kinase/adenosylcobinamide-phosphate guanylyltransferase translates to MGKAILITGGARSGKSSYAEKLAREQEGNVLYIATSIPFDEEMKNRVKKHRESRPSEWDTYEGYRGLGRVISEKSSQYKGILLDCVTVMVTNLLLEHSGIDYENASYEDFEVVERAINEEIEELLKGVSQADATVIMVTNELGSGIVPENLLGRVFRDIAGRVNQRIAEHCDEVFLTVCGLPLKLK, encoded by the coding sequence ATGGGAAAAGCAATCCTCATAACAGGTGGCGCAAGGAGCGGCAAGAGCAGCTATGCGGAGAAGCTGGCCAGGGAGCAGGAAGGAAATGTCCTATACATAGCTACTTCAATACCCTTTGACGAAGAAATGAAAAACAGGGTGAAAAAGCACAGGGAGTCGAGGCCTTCTGAATGGGATACCTATGAAGGCTATAGGGGCCTTGGGCGAGTGATATCAGAAAAAAGCAGCCAATACAAGGGCATACTTCTCGATTGTGTGACAGTTATGGTTACAAACCTGCTGCTGGAACACTCGGGTATAGATTATGAAAATGCCAGCTATGAGGACTTTGAAGTGGTAGAGAGAGCTATAAATGAAGAAATTGAAGAGCTTTTAAAGGGCGTCAGCCAAGCAGATGCCACTGTAATAATGGTTACTAATGAGTTGGGAAGTGGAATTGTACCTGAGAATCTTTTGGGGAGAGTATTCAGGGATATTGCAGGAAGAGTGAATCAGCGCATTGCAGAGCATTGCGATGAAGTTTTTCTCACTGTTTGTGGACTTCCACTAAAGCTTAAATGA
- the cobT gene encoding nicotinate-nucleotide--dimethylbenzimidazole phosphoribosyltransferase translates to MKLFEKTRTGIKPACEDSMREAAERLDKLAKPIGSLGKLEDLAVKISGMTGKQNNSFEKKVTIIMAADNGVVEEGVSACPQAVTTIQTVNFLKGVTGVCVLSKHAGADIRVVDIGVASDLVYPGLISRKIRKGTSNMAKGPAMTREEAVKAIETGIEMVSQLVGEGYSLFGTGEMGIGNTSTSSAVAMAFLGCSAEDAVGKGAGLTEEGYSSKKSVIERAISVNKPDPKDPVDVLSKVGGFDIAGMTGCFLGAAYHRVPIVIDGFISASAALAAFRINPLVKDFMIPSHCSEEPGYKLAMSEIGLKPMLDLNMRLGEGSGCPLAFNIIEAAEVVISEMATLEDAMIGSDFLVDIREK, encoded by the coding sequence ATGAAATTATTTGAAAAGACTAGAACAGGAATTAAGCCAGCATGTGAGGACAGTATGAGAGAAGCCGCTGAAAGGCTTGATAAGCTCGCAAAGCCTATTGGAAGCCTTGGCAAGCTGGAGGATTTGGCAGTGAAGATTTCCGGGATGACTGGAAAGCAGAACAACAGCTTTGAGAAGAAGGTTACAATAATAATGGCAGCTGACAATGGCGTAGTGGAAGAGGGGGTAAGCGCCTGCCCTCAAGCGGTGACTACAATACAGACAGTAAATTTCCTGAAAGGCGTTACCGGTGTATGTGTGCTGTCAAAACATGCCGGTGCCGATATCAGGGTAGTTGATATAGGAGTTGCAAGCGACTTGGTATATCCGGGACTGATTAGCAGAAAAATAAGAAAAGGCACCTCCAATATGGCAAAAGGCCCTGCTATGACCAGGGAGGAAGCAGTAAAAGCCATCGAGACAGGGATTGAAATGGTATCACAGCTTGTTGGTGAGGGCTACAGCCTTTTTGGAACCGGTGAAATGGGAATTGGAAATACCAGCACCAGCAGTGCAGTTGCAATGGCTTTCCTGGGCTGCAGCGCTGAAGATGCAGTAGGAAAAGGTGCAGGGCTGACAGAAGAGGGCTATAGCAGCAAAAAGTCTGTAATTGAGAGGGCAATCAGCGTAAACAAGCCAGACCCCAAAGACCCCGTTGATGTGCTATCCAAGGTCGGCGGCTTTGATATCGCGGGTATGACGGGATGTTTCCTTGGTGCGGCTTACCACAGAGTGCCTATTGTTATAGACGGGTTTATTTCTGCATCGGCTGCACTGGCAGCATTTAGAATTAACCCACTTGTAAAAGATTTTATGATACCTTCACACTGTTCTGAAGAACCAGGGTATAAGCTTGCAATGAGCGAGATAGGGCTCAAGCCTATGTTGGATCTTAACATGAGGCTTGGGGAAGGAAGCGGCTGTCCCCTTGCCTTCAATATCATTGAAGCGGCGGAAGTTGTAATATCTGAAATGGCAACCTTGGAAGACGCTATGATAGGAAGCGATTTTCTTGTTGACATAAGGGAGAAATAG
- a CDS encoding heavy metal-associated domain-containing protein: protein MTKFHVENLKSSNDIKSLRGELQSMDGIHAVRVDDVADTITVEYEDNLNTEKIANAISKYKSVRH, encoded by the coding sequence GTGACTAAATTTCATGTGGAAAATCTCAAGAGCAGCAATGATATCAAAAGTCTAAGAGGCGAACTCCAATCCATGGATGGCATTCATGCAGTGAGAGTAGACGATGTAGCCGATACAATAACAGTTGAGTATGAGGATAACCTTAACACCGAAAAGATTGCTAATGCAATAAGCAAATACAAAAGTGTGCGTCATTAA
- a CDS encoding response regulator produces the protein MGRVLIVNDSRFESMILKDLLSQLGYNVSITDEYDAVKQVQSFSPNVVLANYVMKDTFGDRLIEKIKSRNPEILCILTSNSIINRDSLKSKKVDAILKTPASKEDMEGMLNKLSSGSKTSVDGEIELNEIKDTMEKWKNRISKKKQFTT, from the coding sequence ATGGGCAGAGTGCTGATAGTAAACGACAGCAGGTTTGAAAGTATGATTCTGAAGGATCTATTAAGCCAGTTGGGCTACAACGTAAGCATAACTGACGAGTATGATGCTGTAAAACAGGTTCAGAGCTTTTCTCCTAATGTCGTACTGGCAAATTACGTGATGAAGGATACCTTTGGAGATCGGCTTATAGAAAAGATTAAGTCACGTAACCCCGAGATTTTGTGCATATTGACCTCTAACAGCATTATCAACCGTGACAGCCTGAAAAGCAAAAAGGTTGACGCTATATTGAAGACACCTGCAAGCAAGGAAGATATGGAAGGTATGCTAAACAAATTATCTAGTGGCAGCAAAACTTCAGTGGACGGCGAAATTGAATTAAATGAGATTAAAGATACGATGGAGAAATGGAAAAATAGAATTTCAAAGAAAAAGCAGTTTACGACGTAA
- a CDS encoding M15 family metallopeptidase translates to MVNSKKIEDLHPVVRELCRKHIEACRKRGVEMLVTNTLRDLEYQQYLYSLGRSKPGSIVTNMKLIGPHGFGLAYDVVPVVKGRAVWDDKHLWDIIGEEGKRLKLTWGGDWKSIVDKPHFEYTGGLTAAQLRAGKRPSWWETKKE, encoded by the coding sequence GTGGTCAATAGCAAAAAAATTGAGGACTTGCATCCGGTAGTACGAGAACTCTGCAGAAAACATATCGAGGCCTGCAGGAAGCGAGGGGTAGAAATGCTCGTAACGAATACCCTGAGAGATTTGGAATACCAACAGTATCTATATTCTCTAGGGCGTTCAAAGCCTGGGAGTATTGTTACAAACATGAAGCTTATTGGTCCCCATGGTTTTGGTCTTGCCTATGATGTCGTGCCAGTTGTAAAAGGCAGGGCTGTATGGGATGATAAGCACCTTTGGGATATCATTGGCGAAGAGGGGAAAAGGTTAAAGCTCACTTGGGGAGGAGATTGGAAGTCTATAGTAGACAAGCCTCACTTTGAGTATACGGGTGGACTGACAGCAGCACAACTCAGAGCGGGAAAACGCCCATCATGGTGGGAAACAAAAAAAGAATAA